The stretch of DNA AATCCCTTTTGGATTAAAGTTTTGGGACTATTTGGAATAGTTGGCGGATTGATTTTATTCGCTGGAGATATGCTTTTGTATTATGACCCAATTAGTACGAGTTTTAAAACAAATATGGGTAATGCTTCTGACTTTAGAATTATTGCAAGTGGAGTTTGTGCCTTATTTGCAACTTGGTTTTATATGATTGGATTAGGTCAAATATATTATGCATTTAAAACGACAAAACCGATTTTTAGAAATGGCGTATTGATTTTTTTCGGAAGTATCTTAATAGCATTTGGAATAGTTCACGGAGCTTTTCTTGCTATCGCTACAACTGCGAAACTGGCGACTGAACATAATCTTGATATAAACGAGGCCGTTTCACTTTCTGAAAAAATAAACAAAACCTTGAGATTATTCGTTTATCCAATTGTTGGTGTTTTATCCATTCTTTTTATTAGTCAAGTTTGGAAGAGAAAAACTTTATATCCGAGATGGATTATTATTTTTTTCCCATTAATCCCGCTTTTAATTGAAGATTTGGTCTGTAAATATTTACCTGATAACATTTGGATTGTAATCAAAGGAGGTTACTTAAATCTAATTTTGGTTGTCTTTTTTACTGCATCTACGATTGCGCTATGGAATATTAAAAAGTTTAGAAATAATACTAAATAAAGCACAGCATACAACAACCTGTCCATATGCAGTAACGTTAGGCTATAATTTTAATATCTAAACACAAAGAGCATGAGAAAATACACTTTTACAATTCTACTATTAGCAACTATATCTCAACTGTCTGCTCAGAATAAAATTAATTGGCAATTACATGAAAGTGAAGAAAATGATGCTGTAATTTATAAAACTTCGAAAGTATACATTCACTTTGACAGAGCTAATTTTTTACAACTATTCGGGTCAATTTTCGTAGCATTTGATAAATTGGAAACTATGAAAGGTGAAAAATTAGAATCGGTCAAAAAAACATATTCTTTTGCAAAAGAATATGCAATACCTATTCCAATTATTGATTCCGTCACTTATGAAAACGATGATACCTTACGGATAATAAAAAAAATGATTAAAGAAGATCTGGGTGCTTATATGTTTTTTAACAAGAAAGTAAAAGTATTTGACTTGAAGGGGAATAGACACATGGTTATTCAAAGACAAACAATAGATACTAATTCGAAGGATAAAAAGTACGCCTACTACCTATTCCGAGATGAAGATTCTTTTTATACTAACGAAACAACTTTTGCGCCAATTGAATTTAATTATGGAGGAATTATTGAGGAAGACATCATTATAGAAGAAGAAGAAACGATAAAAAAAGATTCTGCCAAAGAGACTGATTTTGATGAGATTTTTACAATTGTTGAAAAATATCCGGAATTTGCAAAAGGACAAAAGGCATTTTATAAAAAGCTACGTTATAAATCTACATCCATAAAAGGAAAGGTTTTCGTCCAGTTTGTGATTGATAAAGATGGCAATGTAATTGATCCCAAAATTTTAAGAAGCCTTTCTCCAGAATGTGATGAACAAGCTTTGAAAATAATCAAATCAATGCCAAAATGGATTCCTGGTGAACATTTAGGACAAAAAGTAGCTGTTCAACTTATCTATCCAATAATTTTTGAATGAATAGGCAACATTCCCTATCCCAAAACTGGCAGATTTTAATAAAGTCCCCCAAATTTACAATTTGACGGCTGAAATAAATATAATGATAAAATTGTAAATTTGGCTGAGTGTTAAACCGAAAAGTAAGTGCATTTTAATCCCCGGCTACCGCTAGGATTTCCT from Flavivirga spongiicola encodes:
- a CDS encoding DUF6796 family protein, whose protein sequence is MNPFWIKVLGLFGIVGGLILFAGDMLLYYDPISTSFKTNMGNASDFRIIASGVCALFATWFYMIGLGQIYYAFKTTKPIFRNGVLIFFGSILIAFGIVHGAFLAIATTAKLATEHNLDINEAVSLSEKINKTLRLFVYPIVGVLSILFISQVWKRKTLYPRWIIIFFPLIPLLIEDLVCKYLPDNIWIVIKGGYLNLILVVFFTASTIALWNIKKFRNNTK
- a CDS encoding energy transducer TonB, encoding MRKYTFTILLLATISQLSAQNKINWQLHESEENDAVIYKTSKVYIHFDRANFLQLFGSIFVAFDKLETMKGEKLESVKKTYSFAKEYAIPIPIIDSVTYENDDTLRIIKKMIKEDLGAYMFFNKKVKVFDLKGNRHMVIQRQTIDTNSKDKKYAYYLFRDEDSFYTNETTFAPIEFNYGGIIEEDIIIEEEETIKKDSAKETDFDEIFTIVEKYPEFAKGQKAFYKKLRYKSTSIKGKVFVQFVIDKDGNVIDPKILRSLSPECDEQALKIIKSMPKWIPGEHLGQKVAVQLIYPIIFE